Proteins encoded in a region of the Cinclus cinclus chromosome 19, bCinCin1.1, whole genome shotgun sequence genome:
- the SLC31A1 gene encoding high affinity copper uptake protein 1 isoform X1 produces MTSSVEPTARASEQSYSVCRLLLPSHSIYSTAKQKRDWPWDHKLGASGAGSARGTAGPTFICAFLNLSVLKMSHHMNSSMLPTLHPPEHHHPTTASGHGHGSDMMMMAMTFHFSCENVPLLFSGLTINSPGEMAGAFVAVFFLAMFYEGLKIARECLLRKSQVSIRYNSMPVPGPNGTILMETHKTVGQQMLSLPHLLQTVLHIIQVVVSYFLMLIFMTYNGYLCIAVAAGAGTGYFFFSWKKAVVVDITEHCH; encoded by the exons ATGACAAGCTCAGTGGAGCCCACAGCTAGAGCCAGTGAACAGAGCTACAGTGTCTGcaggctgctgcttccctcccaCTCCATTTACAGCACTGCTAAACAAAAAAGGGATTGGCCTTGGGACCACAAGCTGGGAGCCAGTGGAGCTGGGTCTGCCAGGGGCACTGCT ggtCCCACTTTTATATGTGCCTTTCTGAATCTCTCTGTCCTCAAGATGTCTCACCACATGAACAGCTCCATGCTGCCAACATTGCATCCTCCTGAGCATCACCACCCCACCACAGCCTCGGGACATGGGCACGGATCTGACATGATGATGATG GCCATGACTTTCCACTTCAGCTGTGAAAATGTGCCACTCCTGTTCTCTGGACTCACAATCAATTCTCCTGGAG AAATGGCTGGTGCTTTTGTGGCTGTCTTCTTCCTGGCCATGTTTTATGAAGGCCTTAAGATTGCCCGGGAGTGTCTGCTCCGGAAATCCCAAGTCAGCATCCGCTATAACTCCATGCCAGTGCCTGGCCCCAATGGCACCATCCTCATGGAGACACACAAAACTGTGGG GCAGCAGATGCTGAGCTTGCCTCACCTGCTGCAGACTGTGCTGCACATCATCCAGGTGGTGGTCAGCTACTTCCTCATGCTGATCTTCATGACCTACAACGGGTACCTGTGCATCGCCGTGGCCGCCGGAGCAGGCACTGGATACTTCttcttcagctggaaaaagGCAGTGGTGGTGGATATCACAGAGCACTGCCATTAA
- the SLC31A1 gene encoding high affinity copper uptake protein 1 isoform X2: protein MSHHMNSSMLPTLHPPEHHHPTTASGHGHGSDMMMMAMTFHFSCENVPLLFSGLTINSPGEMAGAFVAVFFLAMFYEGLKIARECLLRKSQVSIRYNSMPVPGPNGTILMETHKTVGQQMLSLPHLLQTVLHIIQVVVSYFLMLIFMTYNGYLCIAVAAGAGTGYFFFSWKKAVVVDITEHCH, encoded by the exons ATGTCTCACCACATGAACAGCTCCATGCTGCCAACATTGCATCCTCCTGAGCATCACCACCCCACCACAGCCTCGGGACATGGGCACGGATCTGACATGATGATGATG GCCATGACTTTCCACTTCAGCTGTGAAAATGTGCCACTCCTGTTCTCTGGACTCACAATCAATTCTCCTGGAG AAATGGCTGGTGCTTTTGTGGCTGTCTTCTTCCTGGCCATGTTTTATGAAGGCCTTAAGATTGCCCGGGAGTGTCTGCTCCGGAAATCCCAAGTCAGCATCCGCTATAACTCCATGCCAGTGCCTGGCCCCAATGGCACCATCCTCATGGAGACACACAAAACTGTGGG GCAGCAGATGCTGAGCTTGCCTCACCTGCTGCAGACTGTGCTGCACATCATCCAGGTGGTGGTCAGCTACTTCCTCATGCTGATCTTCATGACCTACAACGGGTACCTGTGCATCGCCGTGGCCGCCGGAGCAGGCACTGGATACTTCttcttcagctggaaaaagGCAGTGGTGGTGGATATCACAGAGCACTGCCATTAA